The following proteins are encoded in a genomic region of Archangium lipolyticum:
- a CDS encoding Tad domain-containing protein — MSAIRARRGQSLVLFCLTMLLVTVMVFLTLSFTMKVREKMETQSVADLAAYSGAVATARTFNSIALMRRAQTAQLVAISGTMSLISWTSMMRAGLNSAILAAEACPSAAAALEALRAQNEAIEQPWNELDAKAGVQAYNIQNLGVHLAGMQSQMFGELKESVAGGQGSFVEQLATMANEGSRFPRELRAGPTPVSVNELVHATTGGYGHALDMAMATRGYEFITRRQGLPERGVSRGILGALATAGGRLRFVRSGGSAYWGTALGHGGRADKTEFTWAEDHAVVEVVFPGCAPFRVPAWAGVKATDLEDGSDNHWWTPSLPRVGNADPGMEKQFRHTLISCQPRKGCPSTFIGGMTYNTGDISGDNLWAQPKIFALAQRDYKERGLRSDPWNLLFRFHFTPGRDSTFDNHGLHLADGTDISVQSALATGLAYYHRRGHWNEPPNLWNPYWRATLVSSDVDNGGDLRRGGTDIPDTVGGTSAAAFQQLILSGYKGVH; from the coding sequence ATGAGCGCCATTCGTGCACGCCGCGGCCAGTCGCTGGTGCTCTTCTGCCTGACGATGCTGCTCGTCACGGTGATGGTGTTCCTCACGCTCTCGTTCACCATGAAGGTGCGCGAGAAGATGGAGACCCAGAGCGTGGCGGACCTGGCGGCCTACAGCGGCGCGGTGGCCACCGCGCGCACCTTCAACAGCATCGCCCTCATGCGCCGCGCCCAGACGGCCCAGCTGGTGGCCATCTCCGGGACGATGAGCCTCATCAGCTGGACCAGCATGATGCGAGCCGGCCTCAACTCCGCCATCCTGGCCGCCGAGGCGTGTCCCTCCGCCGCCGCCGCCCTGGAGGCGTTGAGGGCGCAGAACGAGGCCATCGAGCAGCCGTGGAACGAGCTGGACGCGAAGGCCGGTGTGCAGGCCTACAACATCCAGAACCTGGGCGTTCACCTGGCGGGCATGCAGAGCCAGATGTTCGGCGAGCTCAAGGAGTCCGTCGCGGGAGGGCAGGGCTCCTTCGTCGAGCAGCTGGCGACGATGGCGAACGAGGGCAGCCGCTTCCCGCGCGAGCTGCGCGCGGGGCCCACCCCGGTGTCCGTGAACGAGCTGGTGCATGCCACCACCGGCGGGTACGGCCATGCCCTGGACATGGCCATGGCCACCCGGGGCTATGAGTTCATCACCCGCCGCCAGGGTCTGCCGGAGCGCGGCGTGTCCAGGGGAATCCTGGGCGCCCTGGCCACCGCGGGGGGGCGTCTGCGCTTCGTCCGAAGTGGCGGCAGTGCCTATTGGGGGACGGCCCTCGGACATGGCGGGCGGGCGGACAAGACCGAGTTCACCTGGGCGGAAGACCATGCCGTGGTGGAGGTCGTCTTCCCCGGCTGCGCGCCCTTCCGCGTGCCGGCCTGGGCGGGCGTGAAGGCCACCGACCTCGAGGATGGCAGTGACAACCACTGGTGGACGCCCTCCCTCCCGCGCGTCGGAAACGCGGATCCGGGCATGGAGAAACAGTTCCGCCACACGCTCATCTCCTGCCAGCCCCGCAAGGGCTGCCCGAGCACCTTCATCGGCGGCATGACGTACAACACGGGCGACATCTCGGGCGACAACCTCTGGGCCCAGCCGAAGATCTTCGCGCTCGCCCAGCGGGACTACAAGGAGCGGGGGCTGAGGAGCGATCCCTGGAACCTCCTCTTCCGCTTCCACTTCACCCCCGGGCGCGACAGCACGTTCGACAACCACGGCCTGCACCTGGCGGATGGCACCGACATCAGCGTGCAATCCGCGCTCGCCACCGGGCTGGCCTACTACCACCGGCGCGGCCACTGGAACGAGCCGCCCAACCTCTGGAATCCCTACTGGCGCGCCACCCTCGTCTCCTCGGACGTGGACAACGGGGGCGACTTGCGGCGCGGGGGCACCGACATCCCGGACACGGTGGGTGGAACCTCGGCCGCGGCCTTCCAGCAGCTCATCCTCTCTGGTTACAAGGGGGTGCACTGA